In the genome of Apodemus sylvaticus chromosome 2, mApoSyl1.1, whole genome shotgun sequence, one region contains:
- the LOC127677379 gene encoding anaphase-promoting complex subunit CDC26-like — MLRRKPTRLELKLDDIEEFESIRKDLEAARKKQKEAMEGAGTSGGGGAAGPSGDPKGPEQVINDPTGSKSQLKSDNRTSQFGN; from the coding sequence ATGCTGCGACGAAAGCCAACGCGCCTGGAGCTGAAGCTCGACGACATTGAAGAGTTTGAGAGCATTCGCAAGGACCTGGAGGCCGCCCgtaagaaacagaaggaagccaTGGAAGGTGCGGGAACCAGCGGCGGCGGAGGAGCTGCCGGGCCCAGCGGTGACCCCAAAGGCCCTGAACAAGTGATTAATGATCCAACTGGCTCTAAATCCCAACTCAAGAGCGACAACCGCACATCTCAGTTTGGAAACTGA